Within Labrus bergylta chromosome 18, fLabBer1.1, whole genome shotgun sequence, the genomic segment AAGCAGACACATGGCAACACAAAGTATGTCCAACCTTTCACTGTGGCCTGCATTAGAGAAGAGGCCGGAATAGGCCGAAAGGTTTTCCACGCTGGTTGAAAAGATTTGAGGAATAATGGAATTAGACAATCAGAAATAATAGCATTCACTGGAACAGTATACAGACCCCTTTGGTTTTGATAAATGGTGTTATTTGTTTAAACAAGACCGAGTTTTTAACAATAATCCTCACAGAAAACCTTTGTCCTATGAAGATCTTTCGCCCCATATTAAATGCTGTAATTAGTGGTTGTAAGCAATGAAAAGGGTTTCATTATGCAGAGTGATATTTAATTATGTGGAATGGTTATATGGCTGTCATAGCATATATCTTCAGTTTATGATGAAGATAGCCTATAGTTGGTCAATTATGTTCATTGTTGCAGATATGAATAGTCCTTCTCTCTCACCTTTTCTCAATAGCGTCGATGTTCTTGAGGAGCAGCAGAAACTGCCGGGTGCCCGTCTCCTCCCTGTCCGAGAAGAGCAGGTGGTGGCCTGTGATGCACAAGGTGCCTCTGCTCGGAGGGTGTAGCGGCTGTCGGAGGACAACATCCTCCACATTGGCTGTCTTGATGTGTTCAGAAAACTCCATCAGCTCCTCGTCACGAACCAAGTTCCTCTTCAATAGACGTGACCCTGCACTTGGGACGTGAAAACGCAACTTCAAATGTCTTCCTCGCCTCTCGTTAAGAAAAGCAGACTCCGTCCCCTGTTATCTCAGTTGGGTAGCAGCGCACTTGCGCTCTGTTTGTTTAACGATGAAGTTCTTATAaatagattcattttttttcttcagatcaTAGCCAGACCCCAGTGGCGCTTAAACTTCACTCACACATGGACATGGCTGAACACAAACCGTTTTGCTTGAGATAATAGAAAGCGGAAGTGCACGTTTCCTGAGAAAAAAGCAACTCTGAAATGTGTCACAAATTGCTGGTAAActatggggagggggggtttggGGGGCAGCGGCTTTGGGCTTGTGGTAGAATGATCAATGAGCACTAGATGGCAGCACATTCAAACGTAAACCCTCTTTGAACGCACACCAGACGTGACAAGGTTTTATTTTGGCCCCACTCTGAAGTGGTAAAAGAAGTGCTGGAGTTATTTAAACAAAGACCTACAGCAATAAAGCAGTGCAAACCATAGTTTTATAATGAAGCAAGTATAGCCTCAAACATCAGTTTGTCAAAGTGGTGCATACTAGCCTATTGGTATTACTAGTGTACATAGCCTAAATGTAGGCCTATTGTAACATTAACTGTAAAttgttcattattattgttcttTATGCATCTTTAAGTAACTCGTGAGGAACACTCATGACAACAATACTTTTTTTGGACTGTAAAGGTTGTTGTGGAAGCAGAGAAACTCAAGCTTGTCTCCAAATTGccagaaacatttatttttttgaagtgATTAAACAGAGTTAACTTTatgctattgttttttttattattattattattattagagaGACACCTGGAACGTGAAGATGTTGATTCCGGTTATTTAATAGCACACACTTAAATCCAGCGTTTCTTTTCCTATTCGGGATGGGCGGTCACTGCGTCTCCATATAAAGGAGGTGAAGACCTGTTGGGCTTTTAACCGCCCTGCTGCCAATCCAGAGAAGCGAAGTGAACGCGAAGTCCCAAGCACCGCCGTCATCACTGCGCCAATGGACTTCAAAGAGTTTGGAGGGGACTCCTCCGAGGGGGAGACTGAGGACCTGGACAGCCTAAAAGCACTTACAGAGAAGCTGAAGCTGCAGACCCGCAGACCATCCTATCTGGAGTGGCAGGAGCGGGTACAGAGTCGATCGTGGAAGGAGAGTGATTCCGCAGACAGTCCGGGATCCGAAGGAAAAGCTGTTTCTGTTCCTGCGACTTCGAGTAATGAGAATTCTCAAGTGGTTGTCCGCAACATTTGTGGCTTTGATACTATTGATGATGCTTTGGAGTTCCTAAGAAAGGAGCTGGTAAGTGATGTCACcttttttcacaaaaacaaatatactaaaaaaaaagggaattttaATGCACAAGCGTTacctctaaaaataaaaaggaactCCAAAGTTTCCCATCCACATGTGTGATATATATAGATGCCAGTCTCCCTATGGTACAGGTGTAAGTTGTCAGCTTTCCATGAATATCTGACTTAACTTAGGACTTCACAGAGTTCTAgtaaaaacagtttgttaaataaTGTGATGATCTTTGTTCCCACTATCTCAGGCTGCAGCCCTTACAGTTCACATGCCAGTTTTATGCACacttgaataataataataataataattgatcctttattaatcccacaaggggaaattcagttttactgAATAAGATGATAATAAACCTTGGAGCAGAGCAATCCTACTCCAAACTCCCAAGTATTTTTTTTGGTATCTCATTGACTTTATCTTCAACCTCCCTCTCCCTTAACCCCCTCACTCCTGCTCCTCAGAGGGAGATGCAGGTTCAGGACAACCAGCTGGCCCGTCAGCTGATCCGTCTGCGGGGGGAGATTCACCGGCTGAAGGTAGAGCAGGTGTGCGATCGCCACAAGGAGATGCTGGACGATGCAACATACGAACTGGAGGAGTGTGATGAGGAGTCAGACCTGCTGTGTGACATCCCTATGAAGGCGGCCTTCGCTCTGTCCACCCCACTCAAACACCTTGGCCTCACCAAGATGAACATAAACTCCAGACGCTTCTCTCTGTGTTAAAAAGCCCAACCTACTTATCGCTGACTGAGGATATtctcatcacctcctctgtaTTTGTGTAGACATATGAGGCTTATTTTTTTCAGAGGAGTTTTGCCGATAGAATGAAGGGGACCTGCAAGCAAAGTGCTCTGAGTTCAAAAAGAATAACTGCTATGCACCTCGGCTTGACATACAAACGAAAGCCTCCATCTCCAGTCAGCCTTAATACAGACACTTTTTCCTGGACTGAGCCTGAGCCTCTCTACTGCTGCTGACTTCATAGAGCAATGCTCATCACAGTAGTAAGATTGggctgaaaaataaaagacatggaATGGGCATTATGTGAAACATCTTACTCCCAACAAATGGCATTGTAAAACAATGTATCATAAGCCTTAAATAAGTGTAAAGTTAGGAGGTTGTTTTAGGAATATGACGACGCTCACTTCAGTCTGCAGGAGCTCTTCAGATAACTACACAGCTAATAAAATTAGATCAAGGGGTCCGAAACAAAGGGTTGGAGCCTCAGGAGATGTTTGCAGGATAAAACCATTTACAAAACAGGaaccaaaaagtatttttcatttttcaagcaTATCAAATATTATTAAATCTTTTCAGGCCATTGAAATCCAATGATGAACATCTGGAAACCCCTGTTTTACATTTCCAGTAAACCTTACATACTGTGTGCTCTGGCCTAGTCAGATGAATGTCATTCTCTACTGCAACATACTTCAAACACTGGAGTTTTCACAATAGTACTGTTCCTAACAGTATCCTCAAAAAATGTAGGGTTCACActctagctttttttttcaaaccaaaaataTCTCCTGAGCCTTGTCACTGCAGTGACAGGACCCAGGAGGCAATGcctaatgtattttattttccattacTATGTCGAGATGCTGCAGAGCACAGAGTAGTAACCATATATGGCTGGACAGTGACCAAGTGTATCTTACTATGCAGTGGGCAGTTTAGTTCAAGTTGAATGATATATTTTATAACAGCATTCAAAAAGAAGGAATAAAACACTTTTGAGGAGTGATATATAGATTATAACTGCTATTTTCACTTGTATATACAACACACTATTAAAGAGACTTTGCTATATGTATGTTGCttgtgaattttatttttttattttccaatgtTGTTTTAGACGTGCTGTGGAGTAATTCTTTACATCACTCTTATCTTATTCAGGCTAAATGTCACCCCTATTCCATCAGATCCGTCCTCATTATCCGTTCTCAGTTTTGATGTCACCCTGCATTATAGGATCTTCTTTCTGTCCATGAGACATGCACGACCCGGTGTAAAATCCACACATATGAATGGAGCCCTAGAGGCATGTGTAGAAACACAGACATTGTTGGAGATAATTTGTTTTACAAGAAACCAAATATGTTTCTGCAAAATCTGTTCATTGTGTGAAATGAGAGCACTACTAGAACTGCTGAGATGTTCACAATGTGGCGTACTTCAGGACATGGATGAGGTCATGTGAAGTCAGACTTCAACAGTTAAAATAAGTATCAAATGGGAAATTTCAAGaggcagagtttttttttttttacctacagGCTTTATTCAAGGAATGCCTTTCCAGTGAAATGCCACTGACTTATGTTTCTTATGCCACTCAGCTCTGCCCTGCAGATACTTTCCTTTGACCTTTTCCGCATATCATACCACATGTCATATGAGCAGAGGCTGATAGAAGAGTGTACATAAGGAAAATGTATCCCCAGTTTGTTTAAACTCAAGTCAATGTTGGATATGGTTAAATGCTGTACTGTATGATATACATGAGAAgcataagcaaaaaaaaaaaaaaaaaaacacaacacacttgAAGGAGGCCAGCACCTGCATTTTTGAGGTGAGGGTAGGAGGTCTGGAAAACTTTATGCATTTTTGATAGTATCTCTATTTGATTGCGTAACAGAATGTGATTTCCAACCACATTTGGAGGTAGTGACAACTGTAGTTGAGGGGAAACTAGGGATACCCTTAAAAGTTCATAATGCCTGTCAAAAGATGATGTCTAAAGCGGGTAATCATTTTATGATGAATGTGAATTTAAACTGATAAAGTTTTACCTTCTGATGAAATGGAATGGGTGTGAAACTGCATTTTTTCTAGATTTATTGATGTAACATCATGTTACATATATcaatatcaaaatgtaaaaaagtgaTACTTTTGTTTCCCACCCTTCTAGATTTACACTCTCACacttatatacagtatatgttaaTGGAAAAGAGAGCGTTAAAGTGGTTTTTATCGCAAGTGACACTTAATCTATGCTGAGGCAGTCTTCTGAGTATACATCTTTGTGCACTTCCTGTAATGTTTGGACTCACTTCCTGCTGGTGCACACTCTGAAGCAGCAGTCGTTCACCACAAGAGAAGCGTTGCAGCCCACAGAGGAGTTTTCAGCAAAGTAGAAGATGCGACAGCACAGGTTTGGAGTTGTCACATATCTGCAAGTCTCGTTTTACTCATGTCTCCACTCAGGGTGAAATGCTGTGGCCCAATTTTAACTGAGAGCTTTGGACATGGTTCATCAACTGATTGacatttgtttcctctttggttctagttttgtctctttttttttcatctttactAAGTTGTGAAAACTGGTTTGCTGGCCACAAGCAAGTTAGACCTAAACCACATATGTGATTGATGAAAATAGCCACTCTGCAACcacaaagcagcaaaaaaattCTGTCCCGAATCCTCCAAGAGCTTCTTTAATTTGCATATCTGCAGATATCATACATTATAAATTATTATCTGATGAAATCCTCCCTTGCAGGTTAAGTTCTTCTCAATTAAGGTCACAGACTCACAGATgttacacacataaaaaaacatacaaatataaCCTCACCACTGGCTTGGAATTGTATTGGAACATTTGTCTTGGCTTCCACTTTGGGAAAGGTGCTGTCCTGACCCCTTTACAATGGAGCCTATAAAGCTCCCCGTgctcacacacagctgcacgGTGAAGCACCTGTTAAAAGCCTGCAGAGCAACCCTCAACCCTCAACCTCCCAACGACAGGAAACTCACCTCAGCTTCTCTAAGCAGTGTGTACAGTCACACATCGACATTGTTGCATTGAGTTGGCTATGAAAAGAGAAGCAGATGACGATCTTCACAGCCTCTTTTTGAAGAATTTGTATGACATAAAGAACATTTCTATGGCAGCCCTTGAAATCTGATGTTATTGGATGCTTGACGATTCATTTATAAAGAGGTAAGTTTTATACTTCGGTGTGAGGTTTAgaatgtagaaaaaaagaacGTTCagattgagaaaaaaacatttccttgtAATATACAAAAGTTTCATTTATAATATGCTATATAAATCAGAGATGTTGTGGGCTGAGATCATTGAACCTTTAAGAGataatgttatttatattagAAATGAACATCTTGAAAATTATAACGTCAACATCCAGAACAATTAACAAATCAGcttgaatacattttgtttccaaatatgattaaaaaaaatgcgtA encodes:
- the fam167b gene encoding protein FAM167B, yielding MDFKEFGGDSSEGETEDLDSLKALTEKLKLQTRRPSYLEWQERVQSRSWKESDSADSPGSEGKAVSVPATSSNENSQVVVRNICGFDTIDDALEFLRKELREMQVQDNQLARQLIRLRGEIHRLKVEQVCDRHKEMLDDATYELEECDEESDLLCDIPMKAAFALSTPLKHLGLTKMNINSRRFSLC